A window of Pirellula sp. SH-Sr6A contains these coding sequences:
- a CDS encoding exo-beta-N-acetylmuramidase NamZ domain-containing protein, with protein sequence MQTRHKRIQLPLFCWVAITLASVTGWTLPARAVFATETRQLSESATKRVEELVAIAIADKKMPGCVIGVGDSKGLFFLHAYGNKRTEPTPEPMTVDTVFDMASITKPVATGSSIMKLIEQGKLRPQDKVVDFFPDFGVKDKDEITILDLLVHRSGLIPDNALADYKSGPEVAWQKICDLPLTAPVGTAFKYSDVNFIVLGKVVEKLSGKDLNQFVRSEVFEPCGMQESGFLPPEPLKQRAAPTEKRNEVWIQGEVHDPRAYELGGIAGHAGLFSTAEDISQYAQMVLNSGRATRRDGSVQQVFAPGTLRLMGRGVPVPGGIRGLSWDKQTGFSTNKGNLLSSDAIGHGGFTGTVLWIDPAQDLFFVFLSNRVHPDGKGLVNPLSGKLLNVVASDLARATRISKDQHVLSGLDCLERDGFRALDGRKVGLITNHTARTRSKVGIVKLFAEAKNFQLASLFSPEHGFEGKLDISKVGDSQDASTGLKIYSLYGETRRPTPAMLESVDTLVFDIQDIGARFYTYISTMGEAMRAASENKKRFVVLDRPNPINGVDVAGPMLDDKLESFVAYHKLPVRHGMSVGEIAKMLKAELNLELDLVVVPCEGWERSMYYESTGIPWINPSPNMRSLNQALLYPGIGLLETTNISVGRGTDTPFEWIGAPWMRASELAAELNRVGLPGVVFLPVEFTPDSSKFAKELCQGIQIDVIDRSAFQPVQTGLMIAVQLRKLHPKDWETKSLNRLLGNKAMEQAILDGKDWEEMEKIYLDGMSEFLKRREAFLLYR encoded by the coding sequence ATGCAAACCAGACATAAACGGATTCAACTCCCCCTTTTCTGTTGGGTTGCGATCACGCTCGCCAGCGTGACCGGATGGACGCTCCCTGCCCGTGCCGTCTTCGCAACCGAAACGCGTCAGTTATCCGAGTCCGCTACAAAACGCGTGGAAGAACTCGTGGCTATCGCTATCGCAGACAAGAAAATGCCTGGCTGCGTGATCGGCGTCGGAGACTCGAAAGGGTTGTTTTTCCTTCACGCTTACGGTAACAAGCGGACGGAACCTACTCCCGAGCCGATGACCGTGGATACGGTGTTCGATATGGCGTCGATTACCAAACCTGTTGCAACCGGCTCGAGCATAATGAAGTTGATCGAACAGGGGAAACTGAGACCTCAAGACAAAGTGGTGGACTTCTTTCCCGATTTTGGAGTGAAGGACAAAGACGAGATTACCATTCTGGACCTTTTGGTGCACCGAAGTGGTCTGATCCCAGACAATGCGCTCGCCGATTATAAAAGTGGCCCGGAGGTGGCTTGGCAGAAGATTTGCGATCTGCCTCTGACCGCACCCGTTGGGACGGCCTTCAAATACTCCGATGTGAACTTCATTGTTCTCGGGAAGGTTGTCGAGAAGCTAAGTGGTAAAGATTTGAATCAATTCGTCCGATCCGAAGTCTTCGAACCGTGCGGGATGCAAGAATCCGGGTTCCTTCCCCCGGAGCCGCTTAAACAGAGAGCTGCACCGACGGAAAAGCGAAACGAAGTTTGGATCCAAGGTGAGGTGCATGATCCTCGCGCGTACGAGTTGGGGGGCATCGCCGGCCATGCGGGCCTTTTTTCAACTGCCGAGGATATCAGTCAATACGCACAGATGGTTCTCAATAGCGGGCGAGCGACGCGAAGGGATGGAAGCGTCCAGCAAGTCTTCGCGCCTGGCACGCTTCGGTTGATGGGACGTGGTGTTCCTGTGCCAGGCGGCATACGAGGTCTGTCGTGGGATAAGCAGACGGGATTCTCGACGAACAAGGGGAATCTGCTGAGTTCGGATGCGATTGGTCATGGTGGTTTCACGGGTACAGTACTTTGGATTGATCCAGCCCAAGACCTGTTCTTTGTTTTCTTAAGCAATCGCGTTCATCCGGATGGGAAGGGGCTGGTTAATCCGCTTTCAGGAAAACTGCTCAATGTGGTTGCATCGGACTTGGCTCGCGCGACTAGGATCTCGAAGGACCAGCATGTCTTGAGCGGCCTCGATTGCTTGGAGCGGGATGGGTTTCGCGCCTTAGATGGGCGAAAAGTGGGATTGATTACGAACCACACCGCGAGGACGCGGAGCAAAGTGGGCATTGTCAAACTTTTTGCGGAGGCGAAGAATTTTCAATTGGCCTCCTTGTTTTCGCCTGAGCATGGATTCGAGGGAAAACTCGACATCTCTAAAGTGGGTGACAGTCAGGACGCATCGACGGGATTGAAGATTTATAGTCTGTATGGTGAGACGAGGCGTCCCACTCCTGCGATGCTCGAGTCAGTCGATACTCTTGTGTTCGACATTCAAGACATCGGCGCAAGGTTTTATACTTACATCTCCACCATGGGGGAGGCGATGCGGGCAGCTTCGGAAAACAAGAAGCGATTTGTCGTACTGGATCGCCCCAATCCGATCAACGGTGTCGATGTCGCTGGGCCGATGTTGGACGACAAGCTGGAATCGTTTGTCGCGTACCACAAGCTCCCTGTTCGGCATGGCATGTCCGTGGGCGAAATCGCAAAGATGTTGAAAGCGGAATTGAATTTAGAATTGGATCTGGTGGTGGTGCCTTGCGAGGGATGGGAACGGTCCATGTATTACGAATCCACTGGGATTCCTTGGATCAACCCTTCTCCCAATATGCGTTCCTTGAACCAAGCGTTGTTGTATCCCGGAATTGGATTGTTGGAGACGACCAATATCTCTGTCGGTAGAGGGACCGATACACCGTTCGAATGGATCGGTGCACCTTGGATGCGAGCATCTGAATTAGCCGCGGAACTCAATCGCGTCGGTTTGCCTGGCGTCGTTTTTTTGCCAGTTGAGTTTACCCCGGACAGCAGCAAATTTGCGAAAGAGCTCTGCCAAGGCATTCAGATCGATGTTATCGATCGAAGTGCGTTTCAGCCGGTCCAAACGGGCTTGATGATCGCCGTTCAGCTCCGAAAACTGCACCCGAAAGACTGGGAAACAAAGAGTCTGAATCGGCTTCTCGGTAACAAAGCGATGGAGCAAGCGATTCTGGATGGAAAGGATTGGGAAGAGATGGAAAAGATTTACCTGGATGGAATGTCCGAGTTCTTGAAGCGTCGCGAAGCCTTTTTGTTGTATCGATAG
- a CDS encoding biotin--[acetyl-CoA-carboxylase] ligase — MDAISSVRRASALADIEAMNWFTSIRWLAETESTNKQLAEELRNASIMPPAILVADRQTGGVGRGGNRWFSPDGCLMFSMAIPFDPKASSLLPLEVGMVIARTIAPGCFSRPQVKWPNDVYIDGRKLCGVLIDVIQSSSVAIVGVGINCSVSFESAPEPIRQTAISLHQCRPNRLASDTSPESILTQFLSAWSEWEMNRAENQTLLLDLWPEWSLLDRMWVTVENAVTLSNHTHIEGLCLGIDGSGALKIAEPSGRVISVIAGTVASFRSL; from the coding sequence ATGGACGCGATTTCCTCCGTCCGCCGAGCCAGCGCTCTGGCGGATATCGAAGCGATGAACTGGTTTACCAGTATTCGATGGCTCGCGGAAACCGAATCGACCAATAAACAGTTGGCGGAGGAACTGCGAAACGCGTCCATTATGCCACCTGCCATTCTGGTCGCGGACCGGCAGACGGGGGGCGTAGGGCGAGGAGGCAATCGATGGTTTTCTCCCGACGGTTGCTTGATGTTCTCCATGGCAATTCCATTCGATCCGAAAGCATCTTCCCTTCTTCCGCTCGAGGTGGGAATGGTGATCGCTCGGACCATTGCACCTGGATGTTTTTCAAGGCCGCAGGTCAAGTGGCCGAACGATGTCTACATCGACGGCCGCAAGCTTTGTGGCGTTTTGATCGATGTCATTCAGAGTTCGTCGGTGGCAATCGTCGGCGTCGGGATCAATTGCTCGGTTTCGTTCGAATCGGCTCCTGAGCCGATTCGGCAGACTGCGATCAGTCTCCACCAATGCCGACCGAATCGCCTCGCCTCCGACACATCCCCCGAATCGATCCTAACCCAATTTTTATCGGCGTGGAGCGAATGGGAGATGAACCGAGCCGAGAACCAAACGCTCTTATTAGATCTATGGCCCGAATGGAGCCTGCTGGATCGCATGTGGGTGACGGTGGAAAACGCTGTCACCCTCTCGAATCACACCCATATCGAGGGGCTGTGTCTCGGTATCGACGGCTCGGGTGCGTTGAAGATTGCAGAGCCCAGCGGAAGAGTCATTTCGGTCATTGCCGGAACTGTCGCGTCGTTTCGAAGCCTTTGA
- the queF gene encoding preQ(1) synthase, giving the protein MPGTPFQDELECFDNSFPDRDYLIEIVCPEFTSMCPKTGQPDFGVLTFRYVPDQKCVELKSLKLYLQKFRNEGIFYENITNRILDDFVNVVQPRTVTLESKWGPRGGISSIITVTHNQKA; this is encoded by the coding sequence GTGCCAGGAACCCCTTTTCAAGACGAACTTGAGTGCTTTGACAATTCTTTTCCGGATCGCGATTACCTTATCGAGATCGTTTGCCCAGAGTTTACGTCGATGTGCCCCAAAACGGGACAACCCGATTTCGGCGTTTTGACCTTCCGCTATGTCCCTGATCAAAAGTGCGTCGAACTCAAGAGTTTGAAGCTCTACCTGCAAAAGTTCCGCAACGAAGGTATCTTCTACGAGAACATCACCAATCGCATCCTCGATGACTTTGTCAACGTCGTCCAACCGCGAACCGTCACCCTCGAAAGCAAGTGGGGTCCGCGAGGTGGCATCAGCTCGATCATCACCGTCACACACAATCAAAAAGCCTAA
- a CDS encoding M61 family metallopeptidase encodes MPEKNLAPVQYRVSFRQAENHRCDVEVTVPAEGADSIELMMPVWTPGSYLVREYARQIETIQARDGVTNHPLVMEKSTKNRWVVTTKGVSEVAVRYSLYCRELGVRTNWIERDFAFLTGAATFLTPVDRLDRKHLVRIESLPHWPNVATSLAKVDEDVWTRVAESFDELVDSPILIGDIDIQSFEAGGAKHHLATIGTDGLWNTAKAAEDVKKIVETEQAFWGVVPYREYWFLNLATESGGGLEHDNSTVLMTSRWAMKQKAKYTDWLGLVSHEFFHTWNVRRLRPKVLMKYDFEGEQYTRELWVAEGVTSYYDDLLLARSGLCSPKDYLERISKGISGVQSAPGRLIQPLSESSFDTWIKFYRPDENAINSRVSYYTKGSIVAMLLDAEIRSATQNQKSLDDVMRMLWKEHLQSGYTTADVLRAANATSGKDLSEWFHRSIETTEEPDFTTFLSWYGLEWKAKESAEAKDKPLPPFHGMDVSNQQGKAIVDKVAKDSPAAQAGINVGDELLAIDGYRVGAENLTERVSLYEAGTIVECTMARRGKLLPIKLKLGVQPAQSWTLQRVAKPTDEQESHWKDWLRIREPVQVVAPDKQP; translated from the coding sequence ATGCCAGAAAAAAACTTGGCCCCCGTCCAATATCGCGTCTCCTTTCGACAAGCTGAGAATCATCGCTGCGACGTCGAAGTCACCGTGCCGGCGGAGGGGGCGGACTCCATCGAACTGATGATGCCGGTTTGGACGCCCGGTAGCTATTTGGTTCGCGAGTACGCACGCCAAATCGAGACGATCCAAGCTCGCGATGGCGTGACAAACCATCCCTTGGTAATGGAGAAATCGACGAAGAACCGTTGGGTTGTCACCACCAAAGGGGTTTCCGAAGTTGCGGTGCGTTATTCGCTCTACTGCCGAGAACTCGGGGTCCGGACGAATTGGATTGAACGCGACTTCGCATTCCTTACCGGTGCGGCTACGTTTCTCACCCCCGTCGATCGTTTGGATCGAAAACACTTGGTTCGAATCGAATCGCTCCCTCATTGGCCGAACGTCGCAACCAGCCTTGCCAAAGTGGATGAAGACGTTTGGACTCGCGTGGCAGAGAGTTTTGATGAACTCGTCGATAGCCCCATCCTCATCGGGGATATCGACATCCAATCGTTTGAAGCGGGAGGGGCAAAGCACCATCTGGCCACAATCGGTACCGACGGCCTTTGGAACACCGCGAAGGCAGCGGAAGACGTCAAGAAGATCGTTGAAACCGAACAAGCCTTTTGGGGAGTCGTCCCCTATCGCGAGTATTGGTTTCTCAACTTGGCCACCGAGTCAGGGGGAGGATTGGAACATGACAACAGCACCGTCCTCATGACCAGCCGCTGGGCCATGAAGCAAAAAGCAAAGTACACCGATTGGCTAGGGCTCGTCTCCCACGAATTCTTCCATACCTGGAATGTCCGCCGACTTCGCCCAAAAGTCCTTATGAAATATGACTTCGAAGGTGAACAATACACACGCGAGCTGTGGGTCGCCGAAGGGGTGACCAGCTATTACGATGACTTGCTTCTAGCAAGAAGCGGACTTTGCAGCCCGAAAGATTACTTGGAACGCATTAGCAAAGGGATATCGGGCGTTCAATCGGCGCCAGGCCGATTGATCCAGCCGCTCAGCGAAAGCAGCTTTGACACTTGGATCAAGTTCTACCGTCCTGACGAAAATGCCATTAACAGCCGCGTCAGCTACTACACCAAAGGAAGTATCGTCGCCATGCTCCTCGATGCCGAGATTCGATCGGCGACCCAAAATCAAAAGTCGCTCGACGACGTGATGCGAATGCTCTGGAAAGAACACCTGCAGTCTGGCTACACGACCGCGGACGTTTTGCGAGCGGCAAATGCTACCAGCGGGAAGGATCTCTCGGAGTGGTTTCACCGATCGATTGAAACCACGGAGGAACCAGACTTTACGACCTTCTTGAGCTGGTATGGCCTAGAATGGAAAGCCAAGGAATCAGCAGAAGCGAAAGACAAACCGCTACCTCCTTTCCATGGTATGGATGTGAGCAATCAACAGGGAAAAGCAATCGTTGACAAAGTGGCAAAAGATAGCCCCGCCGCGCAAGCGGGCATCAATGTAGGAGATGAACTCCTGGCTATCGATGGCTATCGCGTCGGTGCGGAAAACCTGACCGAGCGAGTGTCGCTCTACGAAGCCGGAACCATTGTAGAATGCACAATGGCCCGACGCGGAAAACTGCTGCCGATCAAGCTCAAGCTCGGCGTTCAACCGGCGCAAAGCTGGACGCTGCAGCGCGTCGCGAAGCCAACCGATGAGCAGGAATCCCATTGGAAAGATTGGCTACGAATCCGAGAGCCCGTTCAAGTCGTTGCTCCTGACAAACAGCCATAA
- a CDS encoding YitT family protein, whose translation MKLAKNLLLLLLGTLISDWGIASFLLPNQFIDGGVTGISMLLANFVGLPLAFWLVIVNLPFVIIGYRHISREFTIKTAVAIVAAALWLLIIPFPVLTNDLLLASVFGGIFVGAGVGLAMRGGGVTDGTEILALILSKRMAATVGEVILILNVAIFLAAALFVGTEPALYSVLTYFAASKTIDFLLHGIESYNGVMIVSSQSEKVRAMILSQLGRGVTILKGIGGYTATEQNILYCVVTRLELTRLRNIVKEVDSQAFIVIEPVHEVIGGVIKQRNYP comes from the coding sequence ATGAAGCTTGCAAAAAACCTGCTCCTTCTCCTCTTAGGCACTTTGATTTCAGACTGGGGAATCGCAAGCTTCTTGTTGCCCAATCAGTTCATCGATGGCGGAGTCACAGGTATTTCCATGCTCCTCGCCAACTTCGTGGGTTTGCCATTGGCGTTCTGGCTGGTGATTGTAAATCTGCCCTTCGTCATCATCGGCTACCGTCACATCAGCCGAGAGTTCACCATCAAGACCGCAGTGGCGATCGTCGCGGCAGCATTATGGCTCCTCATCATCCCCTTTCCCGTATTGACCAACGATCTGCTATTGGCCTCGGTCTTTGGAGGTATCTTCGTCGGTGCAGGAGTTGGTTTAGCTATGCGAGGAGGCGGAGTTACCGACGGAACGGAAATCTTGGCACTCATTCTCAGCAAACGGATGGCGGCCACGGTCGGCGAAGTGATTTTGATTTTGAACGTCGCGATTTTTCTGGCGGCGGCTCTTTTTGTAGGAACGGAACCCGCACTTTACTCGGTGTTAACTTATTTTGCGGCGTCAAAAACGATCGACTTCCTGCTGCACGGTATTGAGTCGTACAACGGCGTCATGATTGTATCGAGCCAAAGTGAAAAGGTGAGAGCCATGATCCTGTCCCAGTTGGGACGTGGTGTCACCATTTTGAAGGGGATCGGAGGCTACACAGCGACCGAACAAAACATCCTCTACTGCGTGGTGACACGATTAGAACTCACCCGATTACGGAACATCGTGAAGGAAGTCGACTCCCAAGCCTTCATCGTGATCGAGCCGGTCCACGAAGTCATCGGCGGTGTGATCAAACAACGCAACTACCCCTGA
- a CDS encoding toprim domain-containing protein, protein MRELLIVEGESAANAIRRCPLPQGTSILCLQGKPPNVKGLSTLAVQSNPFLQGIVLEISEGWEEVNRAIGKRYDQIGMVMDPDADGMHCSLLLLWFFHQFMPDWLRGGHIFQLMLPRFEIRVHGDTLCHYAFTEAGAERMANQLRTTRLPGQVRIAKVRGTAALPADLLENYCLHSSRRKKVVLTPEDATLGWNRS, encoded by the coding sequence ATGCGCGAATTGCTCATTGTCGAAGGCGAATCGGCGGCCAATGCAATCCGACGCTGCCCACTTCCCCAGGGGACGTCGATATTGTGTTTGCAGGGCAAGCCACCGAATGTGAAAGGTCTTTCAACTTTGGCAGTTCAGTCGAATCCGTTTTTGCAAGGAATTGTCTTGGAGATCAGCGAGGGGTGGGAAGAAGTCAATCGAGCGATTGGGAAACGCTATGATCAAATCGGCATGGTGATGGATCCCGACGCGGATGGGATGCATTGCAGTTTGTTACTCCTTTGGTTTTTTCACCAGTTCATGCCAGATTGGTTGCGAGGGGGGCATATCTTCCAACTGATGTTGCCTCGTTTCGAAATAAGAGTCCATGGCGATACGCTTTGTCATTACGCGTTCACCGAGGCGGGGGCGGAGCGGATGGCCAATCAGCTGCGAACGACGCGGCTTCCGGGCCAAGTCCGCATTGCCAAGGTCCGCGGAACGGCGGCCCTTCCAGCCGACTTGCTGGAAAACTATTGCTTGCATTCGTCACGTCGAAAGAAAGTGGTGTTAACACCGGAGGACGCAACGCTCGGATGGAATCGATCTTGA
- a CDS encoding sugar phosphate isomerase/epimerase family protein: MKPILLSGFADEAANDKTVEQQFCAFAAMGLKYFTLRFIDAGEGIQNVMMLSPASIEKVIAKQQEYGLQVSSIGSPIGKVKLLDVDDGTSNRFVPFAEYLEKDVQRACDLANQFGTKLIRGFSFYHPRGTDPERHLTQAIDQLGAIASQCDKHGLTFGLEVEANLIGQSGRLLQKIYEGVHHPAMVLIFDGANLVCQGMSTDQVFEEYLAMKDGLGWVHIKDYCRPAEKTDHVDEESLAAFVPADEGDSGHEAILRDIKRSHTEIEARLAQRGIPGLFFDLEPHVKGGGQFGGFSGPDGFGIALRAFCKVLDYVQVPYSLRTYEDIRSTRVKHATPT, encoded by the coding sequence ATGAAACCGATCCTCCTCAGCGGATTTGCCGACGAAGCCGCCAACGACAAGACCGTCGAACAACAGTTCTGCGCCTTCGCCGCCATGGGCCTCAAGTACTTCACGCTCCGTTTCATCGACGCCGGTGAAGGCATCCAAAACGTCATGATGCTATCCCCGGCATCGATCGAAAAGGTTATTGCAAAGCAGCAGGAGTACGGGCTTCAGGTCTCCTCGATCGGCTCCCCGATCGGCAAAGTGAAATTGCTCGATGTCGACGATGGAACCAGCAACCGATTCGTTCCCTTCGCCGAGTACTTGGAGAAAGATGTCCAACGCGCTTGCGATTTGGCGAACCAATTCGGTACCAAACTGATTCGTGGTTTCTCGTTCTACCATCCTCGTGGCACAGATCCAGAACGCCATCTCACGCAGGCCATCGACCAACTTGGGGCGATCGCCTCGCAATGTGACAAGCACGGTCTCACCTTCGGCCTCGAAGTCGAAGCGAACTTGATCGGCCAGTCGGGCCGACTACTGCAAAAGATCTACGAAGGGGTTCACCACCCTGCCATGGTTCTCATTTTCGATGGCGCCAATTTGGTTTGCCAAGGAATGTCGACCGATCAAGTCTTCGAAGAATACTTGGCCATGAAAGATGGGCTCGGGTGGGTCCACATCAAAGACTACTGCCGCCCCGCAGAAAAGACGGATCACGTCGACGAAGAGTCCCTCGCTGCATTTGTTCCAGCCGATGAAGGGGACTCGGGGCACGAAGCGATCCTGCGAGACATCAAGCGGTCACACACCGAAATCGAAGCCCGTTTGGCACAACGCGGGATTCCCGGCTTGTTCTTCGACTTGGAGCCCCACGTCAAAGGTGGCGGTCAGTTCGGCGGCTTCAGCGGCCCAGACGGATTCGGCATCGCACTCCGCGCGTTTTGCAAGGTCTTGGACTACGTGCAAGTTCCTTACTCGCTCCGAACGTACGAAGATATCCGGTCGACGCGAGTCAAACACGCGACACCCACGTAA
- the murQ gene encoding N-acetylmuramic acid 6-phosphate etherase, with amino-acid sequence MEIGHLTTEQTNPASIAIDTLSSLEIVQLMNQEDRRCAEAVEKESAAIAKAVDLIADRMKRGGRLFYIGAGTSGRLGVLDASECPPTFNTRPEQVVGIIAGGSTALTTAVEGAEDDENAAAADLQKHHFDSGDVLVGIATSGRTPYVVGGLQYARSLGAICIGFTCNPESALERHCDFVIAPVVGPEVISGSTRLKSGTATKMVLNMLTTGTMIRLGKTYGNWMVDLRATNIKLKARSIRIVSALTQLDSHAASILLDRCNGEVKVAIVASQCNAPPDRARELLRQADGSLRRALQLGSSESANP; translated from the coding sequence ATGGAAATCGGCCACCTTACCACGGAACAAACCAATCCCGCTTCGATCGCCATCGACACCCTCTCCAGTTTGGAAATTGTCCAACTGATGAATCAGGAAGATCGCCGTTGCGCCGAGGCCGTCGAGAAAGAATCTGCCGCGATCGCCAAGGCGGTTGACTTGATCGCCGATCGAATGAAGCGAGGTGGTAGGCTGTTCTATATCGGGGCTGGAACGTCGGGCAGGCTCGGTGTGCTCGATGCTTCCGAATGTCCTCCGACATTCAATACACGCCCTGAGCAAGTCGTCGGGATTATCGCCGGGGGCTCCACGGCATTGACAACCGCAGTCGAAGGCGCGGAGGACGATGAAAACGCGGCTGCCGCGGATCTACAGAAACATCACTTCGATTCCGGGGATGTTCTGGTTGGGATCGCAACGAGCGGCCGCACACCCTATGTCGTGGGTGGTCTGCAGTACGCTCGATCGCTCGGGGCGATATGCATCGGATTCACTTGCAATCCCGAATCGGCGTTGGAGCGACATTGCGATTTCGTCATCGCCCCAGTCGTCGGTCCCGAAGTCATCAGCGGATCGACACGATTGAAATCGGGCACGGCTACGAAAATGGTTCTCAACATGCTCACAACCGGCACCATGATCCGCCTCGGCAAAACGTATGGGAACTGGATGGTCGACCTCAGAGCGACCAATATCAAACTCAAGGCGCGGAGCATTCGGATCGTTTCAGCCCTAACACAGCTTGATTCCCATGCAGCTTCCATTCTGCTCGATCGGTGCAACGGTGAAGTGAAAGTGGCGATCGTTGCCAGCCAATGCAATGCTCCACCCGACAGAGCCCGGGAACTTCTTCGCCAGGCAGATGGCTCTCTACGACGTGCTTTGCAACTTGGGAGCAGCGAATCGGCGAACCCCTAG
- a CDS encoding amidohydrolase family protein → MSTIAIHADWIFSLTSTPIPNGWLVAHEGVIEFLGRELPPRFQSVPIRKLPNTALLPGLINAHCHLEFSDMANPIEFHGSFIAWIQSVVRHRAQANGEESIERRRMAVARGIEESYRSGTRILFDTITAPWSPDWIQSPSIPQELASSPEVGILRHALTGLSRFYVVPIPETLDIHQSRGDETIAFARRVHEQMGEPKNRQSSPTSSSSIMPRLAISPHAPYTASRNLVRNWTAWSQSNHGLVSMHLAESREEMEWLAERAEPIESALGRFRDQAFARQSSTMQDYVDAMLEAWLGIIAHGNYLDESLLTNLSAHRNHVAIAHCPRTYRHFHPDRSTQNYPLAERLRRGVRHLVGTDSRASNPDLSVWSEMQTMLNYPGISGEEIIAMATREPADLLGLADFGTLAVGNRSLCTAIPLSGTLEQEDIYRSLLTVGKSAVPLESMIVES, encoded by the coding sequence ATGTCCACCATCGCGATTCATGCGGACTGGATCTTCTCGTTGACCTCGACTCCAATACCCAATGGATGGCTCGTCGCTCACGAAGGAGTCATTGAGTTTCTCGGCCGGGAACTCCCACCCCGCTTTCAATCGGTCCCTATCCGGAAACTCCCTAACACGGCACTCCTTCCAGGACTCATCAACGCGCACTGCCATCTTGAATTCAGCGACATGGCAAATCCGATCGAATTCCACGGTTCCTTCATCGCATGGATTCAGTCGGTCGTAAGACACCGGGCACAAGCGAACGGGGAAGAATCCATCGAACGTCGACGAATGGCGGTAGCCCGCGGAATCGAGGAAAGCTATCGGTCCGGAACGCGCATCCTGTTCGATACGATCACGGCTCCTTGGTCGCCCGACTGGATTCAATCGCCTTCGATACCACAAGAATTAGCCAGCTCTCCCGAGGTGGGGATTCTCCGCCATGCCTTGACCGGCCTCTCGAGGTTCTATGTCGTCCCCATTCCGGAAACCCTCGATATCCATCAATCAAGGGGAGATGAAACGATTGCGTTTGCACGACGCGTTCATGAACAAATGGGTGAGCCTAAAAATCGGCAATCGAGTCCAACTTCCTCGTCATCCATTATGCCTCGATTGGCGATCTCTCCGCACGCCCCCTACACGGCATCGCGGAACTTGGTCCGAAATTGGACCGCATGGTCGCAATCCAATCATGGCCTCGTTTCCATGCACCTTGCGGAGTCGCGGGAAGAAATGGAATGGCTTGCCGAACGCGCCGAACCGATCGAATCAGCGCTTGGGCGCTTTCGTGATCAAGCTTTCGCGCGTCAATCCTCGACGATGCAGGACTATGTGGACGCGATGCTCGAGGCTTGGCTCGGAATCATCGCGCATGGTAATTACCTCGACGAGTCACTCCTCACGAACCTCTCTGCCCATAGAAACCATGTCGCGATCGCTCATTGCCCTCGCACCTACCGGCACTTCCATCCGGACCGGTCTACTCAGAATTACCCGTTGGCGGAACGATTGCGAAGGGGTGTAAGACATCTTGTGGGAACCGACTCGCGTGCATCCAACCCCGACCTCTCCGTTTGGAGTGAAATGCAGACGATGCTGAATTACCCAGGAATTTCAGGCGAAGAAATCATCGCGATGGCAACCAGGGAACCGGCTGATCTTCTAGGTCTCGCCGATTTCGGGACCCTCGCGGTGGGCAACCGTTCCCTCTGCACGGCCATCCCGCTCAGCGGGACGCTGGAGCAAGAAGATATCTACCGTTCGCTCTTAACCGTGGGAAAGTCCGCCGTTCCACTCGAATCCATGATTGTGGAATCGTAA
- a CDS encoding 7-carboxy-7-deazaguanine synthase QueE, with protein sequence MVRISEIFHSIQGEGKLSGTPSVFVRTSGCNLRCWFCDTRYASWEPEGDTLSVSSILDRVDAFPCDHVVITGGEPAIFDEIGEVVQSCKARRKHVTIETAGTVDRDWDCDLWSISPKLSNSTPIGMASDEWVRNHDLRRHAPQVVESLMESSLNRQADYQLKFVVGSILDAEEVLEYLGELHAWDRDRVMMMPRGTTAEELQLHSTWLPSWCRTHGVRYCDRQHIYWFGNTRGT encoded by the coding sequence GTGGTCAGGATTTCGGAGATTTTTCATAGCATCCAGGGCGAGGGAAAGCTCTCGGGAACCCCGAGCGTCTTTGTCCGGACGAGCGGCTGCAATCTGCGATGTTGGTTCTGCGACACACGCTACGCATCGTGGGAGCCCGAGGGGGACACCCTTTCGGTTTCCAGCATCCTCGATCGGGTCGATGCGTTTCCCTGTGATCATGTCGTCATCACCGGAGGCGAGCCGGCGATCTTCGACGAAATTGGAGAAGTGGTGCAGAGTTGCAAGGCGAGACGAAAGCACGTAACGATTGAGACAGCTGGAACTGTCGATCGCGACTGGGATTGCGATCTCTGGTCTATCAGCCCCAAACTGAGCAACTCCACGCCGATCGGCATGGCGAGCGATGAATGGGTTCGCAACCACGACCTGAGACGGCATGCCCCGCAGGTTGTCGAAAGCCTAATGGAATCCAGTCTGAATCGACAAGCTGACTACCAACTCAAGTTTGTGGTGGGATCCATCTTGGATGCCGAAGAAGTGCTTGAGTATTTAGGTGAACTGCACGCATGGGATCGGGACCGCGTGATGATGATGCCGCGGGGGACCACTGCAGAAGAACTGCAACTTCATAGCACTTGGTTGCCTAGCTGGTGCCGAACGCATGGGGTTCGTTATTGCGACAGACAGCATATCTATTGGTTCGGCAATACACGAGGGACGTGA